The DNA segment TGGCCGCCCAGGCGGGGCTTTCATCGCCGAAGTTGCTAGAGAACTGGGTTCGGGCGTTTCGCCGTGATGGTCCTGATGGGTTGCGGCCAAAGACCCGCGAACAACAGCCAACGCCTGAGTTGTCCGGTGAGAACACCGATGAATGAACTGCGTTGCGCGCGGAGAACGAACGGCTGCGGGCGCAGGTGGCGTTGCTGGGAAAACTGCAGGCCTTGAGCGAGCACGAACCGCAGTGAAGGTTGCTGCGGTGATCTCTCAAGGCTGATCATCGACTTGCCGTGCTGCTGGATGTGGCCGGTATTGCCCGTTCGACGTTCTTCTATCACCAGGCCAAGGCTGGCCAGCCTGACCCGCGAGCGGAGTTGAAGGCTGCGATCACCGGCGTTCCAGGCATCCAACCGCAGGTATGGCTATCGGCGCGTGCGCGCAGTGTTGATGCGTGATGGCTGGAGGGTATCGAAGAAGACCGTGCTGAAGACCATGCGCGAACTCGGCTTGGCATCCAAGGTGCGCCGCAAGCGGCGCTATGACTCCTATCGAGGACAGGTCGGACGAACAGCCCCCAACGTGCTGGATCGGAACTTCACCGCCACGGCCCCGAACCGCAAATGGGTCACCGACGTTACCGAGTTCCGCATCGGGGACCGCAAGATCTACCTGTCCCCGATCATGGACCTGTTCGATCACTCGATCGTGGCCTATACGTGCGGGCCATCACCGTCCTTGGAGCTGACCACCACTGCGTTGCGAAAGGCAATCGCGACCTTGCCCGACGGGCAGCATCCCCTCGTTCACTCTGACCAGGGATTCCAATACCAGCACCTAACCTGGCGCACGCTGCTTCAACAGAGCGGCGCCGTGCAGTCGATGTCTCGCAAGGCCACCTGCCTGGACAACGCCGTCATGGAGAACTTCTTCGGTCACCTCAAGGAAGAGATGTTCAACCACGACCACTACGCCAGCATTGAAGACCTCACCGCCGCGGTGCACGAGTACGTCCATTGGTACAACCACGAGCGCATCTCCACAAAACTCAAGGACCTGAGCCCGGTGCAATACCGGACCCAGGCCCTCGCGGCTTAAGGTCTTACCAAGTCAGTCCAACAATCGGGGACCACTTCAATACCGACAGCCCCTTCACAGCGAAGCGTTTGAGCAGTTACGCCTTGCCGAGCAGGATCGCGCCCGTTGGTGCCATTGAAGCGCCAGCGGCGATTAAGACAACCTCGGTGTCGGCAATCTGGTTGGCAGCGACTCCACGGATCTGACGCACACCTTCAATGACATGCGTCATGCCGTGCGCGTACACCTCAGCGAGGTTTCCGCCGTGCGTGTTGACCGGGATCTTGCCTTCGCGTCGGATATTTCCCTCGGCAACGAACGGGCCGCCCTCGCCCTTCTTGCAGAACTGGAAGTCCTCGATCGCCATGATGACCATCGGTGTGAAGTGGTCATACAGCAGTGCGACGTCAACATCGTCTGGGCCAAGCCCAGCCTTGTTGTAGAGATCCACGGCCAGAGTTCGGTAACCACCGGTGACGTAGTCCATGTCATCTGTCATGTGACCACCAACGGGGCTGCCCATGCCCGATGAATCGCTTGCTGCTTGACCGAACCAAGCATCGCCCCAGCGAGGAGGTCCGCCCATGGCCATCGACAGCAGCGAGACCGGCTCCTGCTTGAGGTCCTTGGCGCGATCCATCGACGTGATGATGACCGCTGTGCCGAAGTCGGACTCCATGCAGAAGTCCATCTTGCGAAGCGGGTCGCAGATCATTTGCGAGTTGTGATGATCTTCCATGGTGATCTCATCGCGGAAGCGCGCGAACGGATTGTTGTGCGCATTGCGACGAGCATTGATCGTGATCTCACCAAAGTGATCCTCAGTCGTACCGAACAGCGCCATGTGACGTCGTGCTGCAAGAGCAAAGGAGTTACCTGGACTCATCATGCCGTGCGGTGGGCCTTCGCCAACTCGACCCATGCCGCCGAAACGTGCAGCGCCGGGCATGGTCGCGCCACGCACGACGCAGACCACGTCAGCCTG comes from the Actinomycetota bacterium genome and includes:
- a CDS encoding lipid-transfer protein, with protein sequence MSADWLNGKAAIVGIGHTAYGKRGEFADRGTYSLVIEAVLKACEDAGISAKDIDGWSSYSNDPNQGGMLSAMLGCDRLRFTAMGWGGGGGAMGGAYMYAAMAVATGQADVVCVVRGATMPGAARFGGMGRVGEGPPHGMMSPGNSFALAARRHMALFGTTEDHFGEITINARRNAHNNPFARFRDEITMEDHHNSQMICDPLRKMDFCMESDFGTAVIITSMDRAKDLKQEPVSLLSMAMGGPPRWGDAWFGQAASDSSGMGSPVGGHMTDDMDYVTGGYRTLAVDLYNKAGLGPDDVDVALLYDHFTPMVIMAIEDFQFCKKGEGGPFVAEGNIRREGKIPVNTHGGNLAEVYAHGMTHVIEGVRQIRGVAANQIADTEVVLIAAGASMAPTGAILLGKA
- a CDS encoding IS3 family transposase; this encodes MRAVLMRDGWRVSKKTVLKTMRELGLASKVRRKRRYDSYRGQVGRTAPNVLDRNFTATAPNRKWVTDVTEFRIGDRKIYLSPIMDLFDHSIVAYTCGPSPSLELTTTALRKAIATLPDGQHPLVHSDQGFQYQHLTWRTLLQQSGAVQSMSRKATCLDNAVMENFFGHLKEEMFNHDHYASIEDLTAAVHEYVHWYNHERISTKLKDLSPVQYRTQALAA